The following proteins are co-located in the Vigna angularis cultivar LongXiaoDou No.4 chromosome 2, ASM1680809v1, whole genome shotgun sequence genome:
- the LOC128195331 gene encoding uncharacterized protein LOC128195331 — translation MEEHIAEQEMAVKHWKERFSQLAALANGAIEDIPRMVSNAEASTHFCNSSAEIELFINHCKCTSEKTTASFPRHPYRTRANSKVMENWEQSHESIKADVSQLKDQMTQILAALEALKTTGGVTPAQVEGSAQYYPPLFNAGSQSVSFPMYGLPPGYTPPVGEYTEGEHTSFSFPTTANVPPINTQGPVVMSAPMVNEGMYASMTDGVRVTPVPPVITGEGFSTRAAPYTLSQGVTSNVDGAKDKLESLEARLRAVEGYESYGFGDVSRLSLVLGVKIPHKFKAPDFEKYKGNTCPKSHLTMFCRKMAAYAYDEQLLIHVFQDSLAGVALNWYTHLEPTRIRCWADLADAFVKQYIYNTHVAPDRLQLQNMSKKDNETFKEYAQRWRELAAQVEPPLYDREMVAMFVNTLQPPFYEHMVGNVSSNFADIIVIGERIEIGLKNGKIAYGSSRGQVPTHNYRPYWGQHPHAANASFGHQIRPQQQPGYYQPQYIPTNNWRGGANVGSNMNVGPNTYPRRNQERNYVNFTPIPTTYTELLPHLIKQGLVVVCPLKPLQPPYPRGYDADAKCSYHGGAAGHSTERCLAFKHKVQTLIDSGWLKFQEDKPNIEANPLSGHGSASTNAVEVKEHELVRNVKEVRSSRRFILEALLKVGILKGDYDENIACALHPDAEHSIEECVKFEEILQDLLDRGLMQVCYKKEEGNVFAQTGDESGMILPEPLVIHFTKTTSIPPTQGRSPVVIRVPAPFPYKNEKAVPWRYGTHASSEAQSVDPVVKNISGIGGMTRSGRIFTSPELAQERVNDKETTMAAKAKEFLKGKGAQTEEIPDKEERREVSEEEACEFLKFIQQSEYKVVEQLNRMPARISLLDLLMHSASHRKLLMKILSEAHVERGISLNKFEGIVGNIVANNYLTFTDEEIPAEGRGHNKALHVSVKCLDHVIARVLVDNGSSLNVMPKATLEKLPCEGMHMRPSSMIVRAFDGSKREVMGEVDLPMQVGPCVFQITFQVMDILPAYSCLLGRPWIHSAGVVPSTLHQKLKYVMGDKLVIVSGEEDLLVSGPSSTRYIEAAEEALETAFQSLEIVGNACVEPFPVNPRLSCASIMMAKIMIKGGYVYGEGLGKYRQGRAFPIEIVENKNRYGLGYKPTKEDRKRMIEERKERSLARAERRGPKESKIHIVDIKESFRSAGWINTGQIAAVEDEERTQSLSFVWACSPDTQLNNWETLDLPVMLNVNKICDNDCFENNDINVPNFEHPINNTEDDFEDDVEPSPELLRLVEQESKEIKPHQEEIEILNLGEKDEIKEVKIGTGMKTEVRERLRVLLKEFKDVFAWSYNDMPGLDTDIVQHRLPLKPECPPVKQKLRRMKPEMSLKIKEEVQKQFDAGFLAVARYPQWVANVVPVPKKDGKVRMCVDYRDLNRASPKDNFPLPHIDTLVDNTAKFSLFSFMDGFSGYNQIKMAPEDMEKTTFITLWGTFCYKVMSFGLKNAGATYQRAMVTLFHDMMHKEIEVYVDDMIAKSESEEEHIFNLRKLFERLRKYKLRLNPTKCTFGVKSGKLLGFIVSQRGVEVDPDKVRAITEMPAPRTEKEVRGFLGRLNYIARFISQLTATCEPMFKLLRKNQAVVWNEDCQVAFEKIKQYLQDPPVLRPPMPGRPLILYLTVLDNSIGCVLGQHDEDGKREHAIYYLSKRFTDCEQRYSSLERTCCALAWAAHRLRQYMLSHSTWLISKMDPIKYIFEKPALTGRIARWQMLLSEYDIVYVTQKSIKGSSLAEFLAHQPISDYQPMQPEFPDEDIMALFAESRDDKNENAWTVLFDGASNVMGLGIGAVLISPKNQYIPMTARLCFNCTNNIAEYEACAMGIRAAIESKAKILDVYGDSALVIHQLKGEWETRDTKLIPYQAYIRGLIEYFDSITFNHIPREDNQLADALATLSSMFEVDQDAELPMIEMKSHAGPVYCHFIEEEVDGKPWYFDIKHYLKTREYPEKASENDKRALRRWLAVSF, via the exons ATGGAAGAGCACATCGCCGAACAAGAAATGGCTGTAAAGCACTGGAAGGAAAGATTCTCTCAGTTGGCTGCTTTGGCAAACGGGGCAATTGAAGACATCCCCAGGATGGTGTCGAATGCTGAAGCAAGCACTCATTTTTGTAACTCATCAGCAGAAATagaattgtttattaatcattgtaaatG tACAAGTGAGAAAACAACGGCAAGTTTTCCAAGACATCCGTACAGGACCAGAGCTAATTCGAAGGTCATGGAGAATTGGGAGCAGTCACACGAATCTATTAAGGCCGATGTCAGCCAGTTGAAGGATCAGATGACCCAGATTTTGGCGGCTCTCGAAGCCCTGAAGACTACGGGAGGGGTGACCCCTGCGCAAGTTGAGGGAAGTGCTCAATATTACCCTCCGTTGTTCAATGCTGGGAGCCAATCTGTTTCATTCCCAATGTATGGATTGCCTCCAGGTTACACCCCACCTGTGGGAGAATACACAGAAGGGGAGCATACTTCATTCTCTTTCCCTACCACTGCTAACGTACCGCCAATCAATACTCAGGGACCTGTTGTAATGTCTGCACCTATGGTAAATGAAGGGATGTATGCAAGCATGACTGATGGAGTACGAGTAACCCCGGTGCCACCTGTGATTACCGGAGAGGGCTTTTCTACAAGGGCTGCGCCATATACTTTGTCTCAGGGGGTAACTAGTAATGTTGATGGGGCGAAGGATAAACTGGAGAGCCTAGAGGCAAGGTTGAGGGCTGTTGAGGGGTATGAAAGTTATGGATTTGGGGATGTTTCTAGATTGAGCTTGGTTCTTGGTGTCAAAATACCACATAAGTTTAAAGCGCCAGATTTTGAGAAGTATAAGGGAAATACATGCCCAAAGAGCCATCTAACCATGTTTTGTAGAAAGATGGCTGCATATGCTTATGATGAGCAGCTGCTCATCCATGTTTTTCAAGATAGTTTGGCTGGAGTGGCGTTAAACTGGTATACCCATTTAGAGCCGACTCGAATTCGTTGTTGGGCGGACTTGGCTGATGCTTTTGTGAAgcagtatatatataatacacatGTTGCACCAGATCGTTTACAGCTGCAAAACATGTCAAAGAAAGATAACGAAACTTTTAAGGAGTATGCTCAGCGGTGGAGGGAATTGGCTGCACAAGTTGAGCCACCTTTGTATGATAGAGAAATGGTGGCAATGTTTGTTAATACGCTCCAACCACCATTCTATGAACATATGGTGGGAAATGTATCTTCAAATTTTGCCGATATCATCGTGATAGGCGAGCGGATAGAGATCGGGTTGAAGAATGGGAAAATTGCATATGGCTCATCG AGAGGTCAGGTTCCCACTCATAACTATCGACCATACTGGGGTCAACATCCACATGCAGCTAATGCGTCATTTGGTCATCAAATTAGGCCTCAACAGCAACCAGGGTACTATCAACCACAATACATTCCGACGAATAATTGGAGGGGAGGGGCGAACGTAGGTTCCAATATGAATGTGGGTCCAAATACTTATCCAAGAAGGAACCAAGAaagaaattatgttaattttaccCCAATTCCTACTACTTATACGGAATTATTGCCTCATCTTATCAAACAAGGTCTGGTTGTCGTTTGTCCCCTGAAGCCTTTGCAGCCTCCATACCCAAGAGGTTATGATGCAGATGCAAAGTGTAGTTATCATGGAGGGGCCGCTGGTCATTCCACTGAGAGGTGTCTGGCTTTCAAGCATAAAGTGCAGACTCTAATTGATTCTGGGTGGTTAAAGTTCCAAGAGGATAAGCCTAATATTGAGGCCAATCCTTTATCTGGGCATGGAAGTGCTTCGACGAATGCTGTCGAAGTGAAAGAGCATGAGCTGGTGAGGAATGTGAAAGAAGTCAGGAGCTCTAGGAGGTTTATTTTGGAGGCGTTGCTGAAAGTGGGTATCTTGAAGGGTGATTATGATGAGAATATAGCATGCGCGCTCCACCCAGATGCTGAGCACTCTATTGAGGAGTGTGTTAAGTTTGAAGAAATTCTGCAAGACTTGTTAGATCGTGGCCTGATGCAGGTATGCTACAAGAAGGAGGAGGGAAATGTATTTGCACAAACTGGTGATGAATCCGGCATGATTTTACCAGAACCATTGGTGATTCATTTCACTAAGACTACCTCTATCCCACCAACTCAAGGAAGGTCGCCCGTTGTTATCCGTGTACCAGCTCCTTTTCCTTACAAGAATGAAAAAGCCGTCCCATGGAGATATGGGACACATGCGTCAAGCGAAGCACAAAGCGTTGACCCTGTCGTCAAAAACATATCAGGGATAGGTGGAATGACTAGGAGTGGTCGAATTTTCACATCACCAGAGTTGGCACAAGAAAGAGTCAATGATAAGGAAACAACGATGGCTGCGAAGGCAAAAGAATTCTTAAAGGGAAAGGGTGCACAGACAGAGGAGATCCCCGACAAGGAAGAGAGGAGAGAAGTTTCTGAAGAGGAGgcttgtgaatttttaaaattcatacaaCAAAGTGAATATAAGGTGGTGGAACAGTTAAACCGTATGCCCGCTCGTATATCCTTGTTAGACTTGCTCATGCATTCAGCATCACACAGAAAGTTGCTAATGAAGATACTCAGTGAGGCTCACGTAGAGCGAGGTATTTCGTTAAATAAATTCGAGGGTATTGTTGGCAATATTGTTGCTAATAATTATCTCACCTTTACGGATGAAGAGATACCAGCTGAGGGAAGAGGGCATAACAAGGCTCTTCACGTCTCTGTGAAATGCTTGGATCATGTTATAGCACGTGTTTTAGTGGACAATGGGTCCTCTTTGAATGTCATGCCGAAAGCAACCTTGGAAAAGCTACCTTGCGAGGGAATGCATATGAGGCCGAGTTCAATGATTGTGAGGGCGTTTGATGGTAGCAAACGAGAGGTGATGGGAGAGGTGGATTTACCAATGCAAGTTGGCCCTTGTGTCTTTCAAATAACTTTCCAGGTTATGGATATCCTGCCAGCTTATAGTTGTCTGTTGGGGCGCCCATGGATCCATTCGGCTGGGGTTGTGCCTTCTACACTACACCAGAAGTTGAAGTATGTGATGGGAGATAAGCTGGTGATAGTATCAGGAGAAGAAGATCTTCTTGTGAGTGGGCCATCATCCACACGCTACATCGAGGCGGCTGAAGAAGCTCTCGAGACAGCCTTCCAGTCGTTGGAGATTGTGGGAAATGCTTGTGTGGAACCGTTTCCAGTAAATCCTCGTCTATCATGTGCTTCTATTATGATGGCCAAGATTATGATAAAAGGGGGCTATGTATATGGGGAAGGTTTGGGCAAATATCGGCAGGGGCGAGCATTCCCTATAGAAATCGTTGAAAACAAGAACAGATATGGCTTGGGGTACAAACCTACCAAGGAAGACAGGAAAAGGATGatagaagaaagaaaggaacGCAGTTTAGCCCGTGCAGAAAGACGAGGGCCCAAAGAGAGCAAAATTCACATTGTTGACATCAAGGAAAGCTTCCGCAGTGCAGGGTGGATCAACACTGGCCAGATAGCAGCTGTGGAGGATGAAGAAAGGACTCAAAGTTTGAGCTTTGTGTGGGCTTGCTCCCCTGATACTCAACTCAACAATTGGGAAACACTGGATTTACCTGTGATGCTTAATGTGAACAAAat ATGTGAcaatgattgttttgaaaataacgATATCAATGTTCCTAATTTTGAGCACCCTATCAATAATACGGAAGATGATTTCGAAGATGATGTGGAACCCTCTCCAGAATTGTTGAGATTAGTGGAACAAGAATCTAAGGAGATTAAACCCCATCAGGAGGAAATTGAAATACTCAACTTGGGAGAGAAGGATGAGATAAAGGAGGTGAAAATCGGTACTGGTATGAAAACGGAAGTGAGGGAAAGATTGCGCGTACTGTTGAAGGAATTTAAAGATGTGTTCGCGTGGTCTTACAATGACATGCCGGGTCTAGATACCGATATTGTGCAGCATAGGCTCCCACTCAAGCCGGAATGCCCTCCAGTCAAGCAAAAACTGAGAAGAATGAAGCCGGAAATGtccttaaaaattaaagaagaggTCCAAAAGCAATTTGACGCAGGATTTTTGGCTGTGGCAAGATACCCACAATGGGTAGCGAATGTTGTACCAGTGCCTAAGAAGGATGGGAAGGTTCGAATGTGTGTTGACTATCGTGATTTAAATCGTGCAAGTCCGAAAGATAATTTCCCGTTACCACACATCGATACTCTGGTTGATAATACGGCCAAATTTTCGTTATTTTCGTTCATGGACGGATTCTCGGggtataatcaaattaaaatggcACCGGAAGATATGGAAAAAACGACCTTTATCACGTTATGGGGAACATTCTGTTATAAGGTGATGTCTTTTGGACTCAAGAATGCTGGGGCAACATACCAAAGGGCAATGGTGACACTCTTTCATGATATGATGCATAAGGAAATTGAagtttatgtggatgacatgattgCAAAGTCGGAGTCAGAAGAGGAGCATATTTTCAATCTAAGGAAATTATTTGAGAGACTGAGAAAATACAAACTCAGGTTAAATCCCACCAAATGCACGTTTGGAGTAAAGTCTGGAAAATTGTTGGGCTTTATTGTCAGCCAAAGAGGGGTAGAAGTTGATCCTGACAAAGTAAGAGCGATAACGGAAATGCCTGCGCCCAGAACAGAAAAAGAGGTTCGAGGTTTTCTGGGAAGGCTGAACTACATTGCTAGGTTCATCTCCCAATTAACTGCTACTTGTGAACCAATGTTCAAGTTGCTACGAAAAAATCAGGCTGTAGTCTGGAATGAAGATTGTCAAGTTGCTTTCGAAAAGATCAAACAATACCTGCAGGACCCTCCTGTATTGCGTCCACCTATGCCAGGAAGACCGCTCATTTTGTATTTGACCGTACTGGATAATTCAATAGGTTGTGTATTGGGTCAGCATGATGAAGACGGGAAAAGAGAGCATGCCATATATTACTTGAGCAAGAGGTTCACAGATTGCGAACAACGATATTCGTCGTTAGAGCGAACTTGTTGTGCACTGGCGTGGGCTGCTCATCGTTTAAGGCAATATATGTTGAGTCACTCTACTTGGTTGATATCTAAAATGGATCCTATCAAGTACATATTCGAAAAGCCCGCTCTCACTGGAAGGATAGCTCGATGGCAGATGCTATTATCGGAGTACGACATTGTATATGTTACTCAAAAATCTATCAAGGGTAGCTCTTTAGCAGAATTTTTAGCCCATCAACCCATTAGTGATTATCAGCCGATGCAACCTGAGTTTCCTGATGAAGATATCATGGCTTTATTTGCTGAGAGCAGAgatgacaaaaatgaaaatgccTGGACGGTGTTATTCGATGGGGCATCGAATGTAATGGGGCTTGGAATAGGGGCAGTGCTTATCTCTCCTAAGAATCAATACATTCCAATGACGGCAAGGTTGTGTTTTAATTGCACAAATAATATCGCAGAATACGAAGCCTGTGCTATGGGTATTCGAGCAGCAATAGAGTCTAAAGCAAAAATTCTGGATGTATACGGAGATTCAGCTTTGGTTATCCATCAATTGAAGGGAGAATGGGAGACTAGGGATACTAAATTAATTCCATACCAAGCTTACATCAGGGGATTAATTGAGTATTTCGATTCCATCACGTTTAATCATATACCGCGAGAAGATAATCAATTAGCAGACGCGTTGGCTACCTTGTCGTCGATGTTTGAAGTTGATCAAGATGCAGAATTGCCAATGATTGAAATGAAGAGTCATGCGGGGCCAGTGTATTGTCATTTCATCGAGGAGGAAGTAGATGGTAAACCTTGGTACTTTGATATCAAGCATTATCTTAAGACTCGAGAATATCCAGAGAAGGCATCCGAAAACGATAAAAGGGCGTTAAGGAGATGGTTGGCAGTTTCATTTTGA